Genomic DNA from Garra rufa chromosome 18, GarRuf1.0, whole genome shotgun sequence:
caccCCTGCCCTGAAGAAAACCCgccggcttcatagctgcatccatgttagcacgtcacgtttgatgtggtaatttcacagtaggaatacacacaggttcgaagactcgttctcgccccctacagtgcaattcggctaggtatacatccgtgctaaaatatcaaggtgaaagtcatcatagcttcgttgtatagacccagctccctacccaactttgagaatagattaacggcgatatttttttatttattttttttagttgttgCCCTGCGTCATATGTATCAATAGTCaactatatgaaatataaaatgatGTACAGATTTGGGGGCAGGGCCAGTGCGTTAACtgcgttaaaatattttaaccacGTTATTTTTTCAGAACTAATTAATCAAGTTAACGCGTTAAGCTGACAGCCCTAGTTAAAACACACGATTTGAATGCGTTAGACAAATCAAAACCAAACGGATGGATTTTTTTGGCAGAATGTCTGAGGCATTAGCTGTAAAGGcatagctcatttgcatttaaagagcaatgcacaaaaacagcatgtttctgcgtTCACTCAAAATAGGACTttacaaaatgatataataaattatctgtggggtattttgagttgGAACTTCACAGACAcgttctggggacacctgagacttattttacatattataaaaagagtcataataggtctcctttaagaaCTACTAGTCAACTCATTTGAAAATGTGGCGTTTTCAGAACTCGTGAAGTTGTAGCGGTTTTTGATCCTGCTCACCCTTTTTGCTGGTGCTGTTTTGTAGGAGCTGTCCAAGATCACCATGCCCATTGTGTTCAATGAGCCCCTGAGCTTTCTACAGAGAATCTCTGAGTATATGGAGCACACATACCTCATCCAGAAGGCCTGCTCACAGTCCGACTCTATAGAGAGAATGCAGGTGAGACCTCGCACACCTTGGGTGTTATAATTGGTGTATAATTTCAGTTATAAGCTGAAGGGCTGGGTTAGTATCAAGATGAATCATAATACTTTTTCTTTTTATCTATTAAGACGGTCGCTGCTTTCGCTGTGTCCGCAGTCGCTTCTCAGTGGGATAGAACTGGAAAACCTTTCAACCCACTTTTAGGAGAAACCTATGAACTCAGACGGTAAAGAAATCAGCAGAGTGTTTAATAACAAACTGTGGTGATAAGATTTGAGGATGTTGTTAAATGTGAATTAGATCAAAGTTGCTCTTGAGGGAAACTGTTCTCTGTCATTTATGTAACTCTACTTCTCCTTCCCCTTAATGCTTCCTTCCTCTGCTCTCAGAGAGGATCAGGGTTTCAGACTGATCTCAGAGCAGGTGAGTCACCATCCGCCAATCAGTGCGTTTCACACTGAGAGTCTGGCAGGTGACTTTGTGTTTCACGGCTCCATCTACCCCAAACTCAAGTTCTGGGGCAAAAGTGTGGAGGCAGAACCTAAAGGGACCATCACGCTAGAGCTTTACAAGTAAGTGTGCCATCTTTatgtgcacacacatacacagaacaTGATTTGACCTGATATTCCctgattagtttttttttggccttttattattattattaataataataataataataataataataataataaatcattcatttattcattcatttggtTTTCTTTATTTAGTTTTGGGGGTTTCTTAATTAGTGTTTTTTGCTGTTTAGTTTGTTTTgggattttcatttatttatttattcccttTTGGGGgagtgctttgttttgtttttcttgcctgctttttgtttgtttggttagTTGGTTGTTTAATTTGCTTTTGTTTAGTTGTTTAGTTTTGAGGGGGTTTTTTGGGTtaggttttgctttgttttttgttttgtttgttttgtgattttgtttggagccttaaatttttttgttttgggcTTGGTTTTGCCTTATTTGCCTGCTTTttcatttgtttagtttttttgtttggttatttgatgttacattttaatgtagctaatgctgtttttttgttttgctttggtgtctgttatttagttttgtttgtttgtttttggttgggacttgcttttttgtttttgtttggttttttttattattatatttatttatttattaccttTTGGGGGGGCATGCTTTTGTAGTTTGGTTTTGCTTGatttgcttttttctttttcttttgtttggttgttttgcTTTGGTTTTCATTGTTTAGTTTTATGGGTTGTtgtgtggtgttttttttttttttttttaatagttatttttttgtttgttttgtttttggtttggttttgtttggttgtttgatattacattttaatgtagctaatgctgttttttttgttttgctttggtgtctgttattttttattttattttttcttgggttttattattattattattattattattattattattattattgttgttgttttattattacatATTCATTTATTGCCTTGTTTGGGGGGGGCATGCTTTTGTAGTttggtttttctttgttttgtttggttgttttgctttggttttcgttatttagttttattttgattggtTGATTTTGGTTaggttttgcttttttgtttgttttggaattattttatttatttatttatttattgttcttgtttttgtgggggggggggggctttttatttatttgttgttgttgttattgttgttcatttatttatttattgccttTTGGGAATGGGGCATACATTTTTAGCTTAATTTGCctgcatttgttttttgtttttcttttagtttGGATGTTTGATTTGCTtcgttttttttttggtctttttatttattttgtttggtggtttgtttggttttgttttttaaatgttgctaatgCTGTTTTTTGTGTACATATCTAGCTTCCTTGCTATTTTCATGTTAATGAAAAGGTTTATTGATTGTGTGAGTGAGATTATTCTTGGATGAGTCAGTGGCATCCTGGTTCGATTTGAGAGCAAAGGGTTGTGGGGTTGCTGAGTAACTGCTTGCTCACATACGTGTGTGTGTTTATCCTCACAGGCATAAAGAGGCATACACATGGACGAACCCTTTCTGCTGTGTACACAATATAATTTTAGGTAAACTGTGGATTGAACAGTACGGCACTGTTGAAATTGTCAACCACAGGTAAAGCCAGACTATTGAGTATTTATGACCATCTATTCTATTGTGCATTCACATGGATATATTTAAATGATTAATGTGATGTGTGATTGCTTAGTACTGGAGAGAAGTGCGTGCTGAACTTTAAACCCTGTGGGATGTTTGGAAAGGAGCTGCACAGAGTTGAAGGTTACATCCAGGATAAGAGGTGAGATCCTGACTCAATATATCAGTCATCTTGGATTTATACCAACACATAACAGCACGGATAAAGCATTACACAAAAGAGCAAATGTTTCCTGTTGTCATTTTCATTAGAGAAATGCACTATTTACAATCAGTCTCGATTCAGTTATTCTGTCCAATAGAAGGGGGTTACTTAGACTTGGTAGCAGTATTTATTTGGTCAAATGAggtgactttttatttttttttgttagaatACTGACATGTCTGATATGACAAGTCATATGTACAATTCATttctttgtttgtattttttttttttttatgtttgaaacAATGACCTTTTAGATAACAGACACCTTTGATACCTATGACATTAGGTACTAATTTGATAATTAAGGTGCGATTAAATGACTGGAGGTGCCAAGCCATGTACAATTGGTTATAGAAGATGTTTGTAATCTACTGCAGCATCCAGCTATATCAagaaacttttctttttttcttttttggtctaGGCTTCCAGAGTAAAACCATTCTGAGATACATACAAGTATACATAGAAGAAACAGAGAAAATACAACAATATTGATCAATGTAGTACATATGAGAAGCATTTCTTTATGATATGATatgtaattataatatataaaagtttgggattggtaggatgttttttttaaagaagtcttttctgctcatcaagactgtttatttaattaaaaatacagaaaaaaaaacagtaatattgtgaaatattattgcattttaaaacggtggttttccatttgaatataatttaaatagtaatttattcctgtgatgcaaagctgaattttcagcatcattactctagtcttcagtgtcatatgatccttcagaaatcattttaatatgctgatttattatcaatgttggaaacgttgttctgcttaatattttttttggaaactgtgatacttttttcaggattctttgaataaaacgttaaaaataacagcatttaaaatcgaaatcctttgtaacaaaatacactactgttcaaagtttggggcagtctctttctttctttgaaaaaagttaatacttttattcagtaaggatgtgtTTGAATTGATGAAAAGCGATTGTAAAGacctatattgttagaaaagatttctattttaaataaacgctgttttttttttactttatgaaaGAATCCAACAtaatattaagaagcacaactgtttccatcattgatgataaatcagcaaattagaatgatttctggagaatcatgtgatactgaagactggagtaatgatactaaaaattcagctttaatcacagaaattGTAAGAAGTATATTagaatagaaaaccactattttaaattgcagtgtTATTTAAATACACATCATGATAATGCCCTTCAACCCACCAAAATATCAATAATAACGTCAACTATAAGTAAGCTGATTGAGGAAAATGCGAATTTGGCTTAAAATAGCTACAGGGAGTTTATGTTCCTGAAAACGTGAAGTGACGATCCGTCCACTTACTGGTGAACAGATATTAGTGCTCATGACTGAACATGTTACGTAATTGCTTTTTTGTGCAATGTTAAGGTTGTGAGCTAACAACTGTCATGCCAACGTTTCAATGGATTTAAGACATGTTCCCGTTTCTTTAATGGTTCTTTATTTAATCAACGCCTGTTCTTTTCCTCTGTGTATGTCACATGCAGTAAGAAGAAGCGCTGTGTGATTTACGGCAAATGGACAGAGTGCATGTGGAGCGTCGACCCACAGGTGTACGAGGCCCATCGGAAGTTCGAGAAGAAGGGAACGACGGACACTAGAAAGCAGAAACAGGTGTGAAAGATAATAGCAAAGCTAACAGTTGACCACCGATGCAGTCGACCACTTATGCTTCGATTAACTGAGCTCTTTTcctttttaaaactaaaacaaagctATGTTCTTGTTAAAGaattagttgacccaaaaatgaaaattctgtcattaattactcgcccgtaagaccttcgttcatcttcaaaacacaaagtaagatatttttgatggaatcctttcatcaaaaatatcttaatttgtgttctgaagatgaacaagcactgcaaaaaatgcttttcttactagtTGAAGATGTGGCTCCTTGCATTCcatattaattactcaccctcaagatctatgggtttgaaatgatataagggtgagtaattaatgacataactttcatttttgggtgaactataccttttaaGGTAACAGAGGGTGATGTAGAGCATCATTAGGAGGTGTATACCTGTACCTTATGCAAGGAGCCACATCTTAGACTGTCTGCAGTGATTCATGCACAGTAAAGAGAATAATGGAGTGTTGTTTTAGGGTTGCCGAACTGTTTgtattggtgtgtgtgtgtgtggtttaaaTATGTGCTTATGTATGTACAGAAGGGCTGTGTGTAGGTGTAGAGAGAGCAGGTGTGTTAAAATACTCATCATGCCTTAGACCTTTGCCTCTGTTCAGGGTTTTGTtagttcatttgtttatttaaacacgTGTCCCATTACATGACAACACACCCAGTTTATTGCTATATTTAACAGACGTCTTGTCTCTTGTGTGTGTGAGCTTCTGTCTGTTCTGTATGGATGCATATATTTGtgcttgaagggatagttcacccaaaaatcaccATATCAGACAGTCCATACCACAATTTGACTATTCctcttctgtgaaacataaaagaagatactttgaaaaagtttctgttttctgtttacagcatatacagtcaagccaaaatgtattcagacactttCGACATTTCTCATATTAttagtttattcgctatagtttagaaaatggttatAGAATATGAGAGTTAAACGGTGTCAAAACAAActctttgatagaaaggtatgtaatggattacaatcaactaaaaattcagacaactgttattataataatatttacacaactatcaatactttgaccaattaccaagcagtgCTTAGATTCAGATCTTCAgatgttcagtctgtggtgtaaaaaggttgcattagcaattaaagaaaaaacacttaagcataACATGGTCAGGTCATAGTGTCCAAATAATTTTTGGTCTCAAATttgtactggtagtccactgtatgaattttggggtataatatgtcacagtttactttattttgctatcctcacttacataaattaactgtagtgtcctgcacccactagtaaaaaatataaaaaattatatctggtgtctgaataatttttagtttgactgtaaGTGAATAGTCACCCAAACATTTTTGTTGTAAAAAATTCTAAACATTTATTCTTTTGGATTTAGCAGAAGAAACTAAGTAACCAAATGACATTTATTGTAAACCATAAAAGCCTGAGCTGACTTTTCAAGCCAAAATGTTTCACAAAAATAACCTCATTTGAAATGAGGCAATAGATATACTGCAGATGACACTTGGTTTGATAACTTGTAATAGGTTTTTGCTTTTCCTGAATACTAGGTATTgtgcaaataataaaaattaaaggtTATAGTTCTGCCTgagtatttaaactgtatttgtaCCAACAGGAGGAGACCGAAGCCGTCAATGAGGATGCCGATGAAATGCCTGAGGTACAGGAGACTGTGGCAGTGATTCCTGGTAGCACATTATTATGGAGAATATCATCTAGACCGCCACATTCAGCAGAGGTACACACTGTGATCACTGTTACGTTCATGTGCAGAGACCTGAAGGCACAAAACAAACCTTTAAACTGTAACCTATGATTTCTTAAAAGGTAAAAcattgccgttcaaaagtttggagttggtGTGATCATGATTTTAATGTCTATTATGCTCACTAAGAgtgtttattttatcaaaatacgaaacagagttggaaaaaatgtctttttcaaaaaaaaaatttcagaggtaaatcaataacaattacattttaacaacaTTTCAAGTGTaatatgagatttgttgtattttgaatccaatttttctttgtaaaaggcaaaaagttgatcatactgatttcaaacttaagtatTCATTAGTCTGAATATACGCTGAACCAGAAACTattataacatcttagttgataattcaatatgctttatttttgacaaaacattccatgtttcagtcatgactgcacattttcagtagtaACAGTAATggtttggtagcgaccacatcataTTACAGAGTTTTAACTTGcattatcagaatcagaatcagaaagagctttattgccaagtatgcttgcgcatacaaggaatgtgtttcagtgttattagcttccagtacacagagataACAatgcacagacaataaaaattaGAGAATAAGAAAAGTTACgcatatgtaagcataaatagaccaaaaataaaaatagaaaataataataataataataataataataataataatttgtaaaaaataaattggcaaataaatatgtatgtacagttgtgctataggtgataggatggaatgcagggatgtgttagggtgaaggtggtagcagtagatgtcagattattccacacatgttttgcacaatgggaggaacattttaactgttcataaggtggattgcctTGGGGAAAAACTGTTCATGTGTCTGGTAGTCCTGATatttggggctctgtagcgccggccggatggtaagagttcaaagaggggatggcttggacgtgaggggtccagagtgattttctgagctcttttcctcactctggatgtatacagttcttgaagggtgggcagACCGAATCGTTCTCTGCAATCATATAAATGTATACTTGTATGATATTATTTGCAtatataattgcattatataagtaagaaatatagaaattaatacttttatttggcaaggatgctttaaattgatcagaagtgataaacacatttataatgttacaaaacatttctgttttagataaatgctcttcttctgaactttctattcatcaaagaaac
This window encodes:
- the LOC141290932 gene encoding oxysterol-binding protein-related protein 2-like; this translates as MNNEDEFYDAVTGLDSDESCEGTSEASFKDAVVYDGAQKNNGAVPQENGIKKHRSSLPAPMFSRNDFSVWSILKKCIGLELSKITMPIVFNEPLSFLQRISEYMEHTYLIQKACSQSDSIERMQTVAAFAVSAVASQWDRTGKPFNPLLGETYELRREDQGFRLISEQVSHHPPISAFHTESLAGDFVFHGSIYPKLKFWGKSVEAEPKGTITLELYKHKEAYTWTNPFCCVHNIILGKLWIEQYGTVEIVNHSTGEKCVLNFKPCGMFGKELHRVEGYIQDKSKKKRCVIYGKWTECMWSVDPQVYEAHRKFEKKGTTDTRKQKQEETEAVNEDADEMPEVQETVAVIPGSTLLWRISSRPPHSAEMYNFTNFAMTLNELEPGMEGVLAPTDCRLRPDIRAMENGNMDEASREKERLEEKQRASRKERAKDGEDWSTRWFQLGTNPYTGSQDWMYTGGYFNRKYTDCPDIY